From a region of the Butyrivibrio sp. AE3004 genome:
- a CDS encoding Na/Pi cotransporter family protein, translated as MSSMDLFSLIAGLLGGLALFMYGMNVMSGGLTKTAGGKLESALSKVTAHPIIAYLFGVGVTALVQSSSASTVMVVGLVNSGIMTLKEAVNVILGANLGTTFTAWLLSLNAISSDNFLINLLKPTSFTPFLAIIGIVLYMFSKSDKKNNIGLILIGFSVLMFGMSMMSDAVSPLENNKGFQNILMTFSNPIIGFLVGVLFTMVIQSSAGTIGIMQALAASVHITYSVALPVVVGAEVGTCITAILSSLGANKNGKRTALMHLYFNIIKAVSFMIIFYALHMTLNFAFMHETAGMVGIASIHTLINLVATPLMVPFSGLLVNMALATIPIDEKEREEQEEMQGITKLDPRFLTNPPFALEQSKQVAVDMANFAREGLEKAIPLLENYDAAVADEVRRLEEKVDRYEDQLGTYLMQINNHHLAETDSRTLSIILHCITDFERISDHTLNIAQIARNMHDKDEHFSAKASEELRIFSNAVKEIFDLAFQSFLNQDLELAKSVEPLEEVIDGLNMEVKRRHVRRLRKGKCTIDMGFSLSELGTDYERIADHCSNIAVCLLEVSEGLFDTHEYIEHLKEEKNQEFEHAVDMYERKYRLPNMKKSEEDEIDPSFAEEHSVLVDIMNAEEEEILDEAVAAAGVTRADKLSEKVKDKLTGKTKDKSKEKSKDKKDKKKDKAKKDKNIED; from the coding sequence ATGAGTTCAATGGATTTGTTTTCGTTAATTGCAGGGCTTCTCGGAGGATTAGCTCTGTTTATGTATGGCATGAATGTAATGAGCGGAGGTCTTACCAAGACCGCCGGAGGAAAGCTGGAATCGGCGCTGAGTAAGGTTACGGCGCATCCAATCATTGCATATCTGTTCGGTGTAGGAGTTACTGCACTGGTTCAGTCGTCTTCAGCTTCAACCGTAATGGTTGTAGGTCTTGTTAATTCAGGAATTATGACTCTTAAGGAAGCTGTCAATGTAATCCTCGGTGCAAACCTTGGTACAACATTTACGGCATGGCTGCTCAGCTTGAATGCTATCAGCAGTGATAACTTTCTTATCAATCTTTTAAAACCCACATCATTTACGCCGTTTCTGGCAATCATCGGTATAGTTCTTTACATGTTCTCAAAGAGCGACAAAAAGAACAACATTGGTTTGATACTTATCGGTTTTTCAGTGCTTATGTTTGGAATGAGCATGATGTCGGATGCTGTATCACCTCTTGAGAATAACAAGGGATTCCAGAACATACTGATGACCTTCAGTAATCCGATAATTGGTTTTTTGGTGGGCGTTCTTTTTACAATGGTAATTCAAAGCTCTGCCGGTACCATCGGTATCATGCAGGCTCTGGCGGCATCTGTCCATATAACATACAGCGTTGCGCTGCCGGTTGTAGTAGGCGCAGAGGTTGGAACATGTATAACAGCAATTCTTTCTTCACTCGGTGCCAATAAGAACGGTAAGAGAACAGCTCTCATGCATTTGTATTTCAATATTATAAAGGCTGTTTCCTTTATGATAATTTTCTATGCATTACATATGACACTTAATTTTGCTTTTATGCATGAGACAGCAGGAATGGTTGGAATAGCTTCCATTCATACACTTATAAACCTTGTGGCAACACCTCTTATGGTGCCATTCTCGGGACTCCTTGTTAATATGGCACTTGCTACTATTCCGATTGATGAAAAGGAAAGAGAAGAGCAGGAAGAGATGCAGGGCATTACAAAGCTGGATCCCAGATTCCTTACAAACCCGCCTTTTGCTCTTGAACAGAGTAAACAGGTTGCAGTTGATATGGCAAACTTTGCAAGAGAAGGCCTTGAAAAAGCTATACCGCTTCTTGAAAATTACGATGCTGCGGTTGCTGATGAAGTCAGACGTCTCGAAGAGAAGGTTGACCGCTACGAAGATCAGCTCGGAACCTATCTTATGCAGATAAACAATCATCATCTTGCTGAGACAGATTCAAGAACCCTTTCAATAATTCTTCACTGCATTACGGATTTTGAGAGAATTAGCGATCACACATTAAACATAGCTCAGATAGCCCGCAACATGCATGATAAGGATGAGCATTTTTCAGCTAAGGCCAGTGAAGAGCTTCGCATATTCTCAAATGCGGTTAAGGAGATATTTGATCTTGCATTCCAGTCCTTCCTTAATCAGGACTTAGAGCTTGCAAAATCGGTTGAACCTCTTGAGGAAGTAATAGATGGCCTCAATATGGAGGTTAAGCGCAGACACGTAAGAAGACTCAGAAAAGGTAAATGTACCATAGATATGGGCTTTAGTTTATCGGAGCTTGGAACAGACTATGAGAGAATCGCAGACCACTGCAGCAATATAGCTGTTTGCCTGCTTGAAGTCAGCGAAGGACTTTTTGATACGCATGAATATATCGAGCATCTCAAGGAAGAAAAGAATCAGGAATTTGAGCATGCGGTAGATATGTATGAGAGAAAATATCGCCTTCCCAACATGAAGAAGTCTGAGGAAGACGAGATTGATCCTTCTTTTGCTGAGGAACATTCAGTGCTTGTTGATATTATGAATGCCGAGGAGGAAGAAATCCTTGACGAAGCAGTTGCAGCTGCCGGCGTTACCAGAGCAGATAAGCTGTCTGAAAAAGTTAAGGATAAGCTCACAGGAAAGACTAAAGATAAATCAAAAGAGAAATCCAAGGATAAAAAAGATAAGAAGAAAGACAAGGCTAAGAAAGATAAGAACATAGAAGATTAA
- the pflA gene encoding pyruvate formate-lyase-activating protein — protein sequence MTTGKIHSIETFGSVDGPGVRFIIFLKGCNLRCKYCHNADTWNPESDDIRTVDELLDKAERYRSYWGDEGGITVSGGEPLLQLDFLAELFEEAKRRGINTCIDTAAEPFTRQEPFFSKFNELMKNTDILLVDIKHINNEEHIKLTGKPNDNIKDCLRYLSEIGKPVWIRHVLVPGITDNDEYLKETRAFLDTLSNVQRVDVLPYHSLGQFKWEQLGIPYQLEGVEAPTAERIANAKKILGAG from the coding sequence ATGACAACGGGAAAAATACATTCAATAGAAACCTTCGGATCTGTAGACGGTCCGGGAGTTCGTTTTATCATATTTTTAAAAGGCTGTAATCTCAGATGTAAATACTGTCATAATGCAGACACCTGGAACCCGGAATCAGATGACATCAGAACTGTGGATGAGCTTCTTGATAAAGCCGAGCGTTACAGAAGCTACTGGGGAGATGAAGGCGGTATAACCGTCAGCGGAGGAGAACCCCTTCTTCAATTGGATTTTCTTGCAGAACTGTTTGAAGAAGCAAAAAGGAGAGGGATAAATACCTGCATTGATACAGCTGCAGAACCTTTTACAAGACAGGAACCCTTCTTTTCAAAGTTTAATGAACTGATGAAGAACACGGATATTCTTCTGGTTGATATAAAGCATATAAATAACGAGGAGCATATAAAGCTCACAGGAAAGCCAAACGACAATATAAAAGATTGTCTTAGATATCTTTCTGAAATCGGGAAGCCGGTGTGGATAAGACATGTACTTGTTCCGGGAATAACCGATAATGATGAGTATCTTAAGGAGACGAGAGCCTTCCTTGATACGCTTTCAAATGTTCAAAGAGTTGATGTTCTTCCCTACCATTCACTTGGACAGTTTAAGTGGGAGCAGCTCGGAATTCCTTATCAGCTAGAAGGAGTTGAAGCTCCGACAGCTGAAAGAATAGCAAACGCAAAGAAAATTCTCGGAGCGGGTTAA
- a CDS encoding GNAT family N-acetyltransferase, with the protein MLREIIFVLKYQTDVGISSKIYSASEYLSEEGFFSRVVYPDKEIQTKEKLLLGIMENTQEKNLGDILFMTDSSELSEILLCSGAYVVGIQHEENRNENFPGLKYVFTDIEEVGTDSYEKAYQRYAHLPWKILETERCIIRETTVEDVDVFYEIYADPEMTRYMEGLFKNPEDEKKYTRDYIEKVYGLLGFGTWTVVRKKDNEVIGRAGFSVRNGFDDIELGFLIGTDYQRRGYAYEVCSAILEYGKQVLQFERIQTFVKKENLVSIHLCEKLGFTVSEEVDIEENIYGEEYHDGLKVEPSKAQFGKYIRMVLDI; encoded by the coding sequence TTGCTTAGGGAAATCATTTTTGTCTTAAAATATCAGACTGATGTTGGCATCAGCTCAAAAATTTACAGTGCTTCCGAATATCTGTCGGAGGAGGGATTCTTTAGCCGCGTAGTTTATCCTGATAAGGAAATACAGACTAAAGAAAAACTTTTGCTGGGCATTATGGAGAATACGCAGGAGAAAAATCTTGGCGATATTCTTTTTATGACGGATTCCTCGGAGCTATCGGAGATCCTTTTGTGCAGCGGCGCATATGTTGTCGGGATACAGCACGAGGAGAATCGAAATGAGAATTTCCCGGGATTAAAATATGTTTTCACGGACATAGAAGAGGTTGGGACTGATTCCTATGAAAAGGCATACCAGAGATATGCACATCTTCCGTGGAAAATTCTGGAGACCGAAAGATGCATAATCAGGGAAACCACAGTTGAGGATGTGGATGTTTTCTACGAGATATATGCAGACCCCGAGATGACCAGATATATGGAAGGGCTCTTTAAAAATCCTGAGGATGAAAAGAAGTATACGCGCGACTACATTGAGAAAGTCTATGGGCTTTTGGGATTCGGTACCTGGACTGTTGTAAGGAAAAAAGACAACGAGGTTATCGGAAGAGCCGGCTTTAGTGTAAGAAACGGTTTTGACGATATTGAACTCGGATTTTTGATAGGGACCGATTATCAGCGCCGGGGATATGCATATGAAGTATGCAGTGCTATTTTGGAATATGGAAAACAGGTTCTTCAATTTGAGCGTATCCAGACTTTTGTAAAAAAAGAAAATCTTGTATCTATACATCTGTGTGAGAAATTGGGATTTACTGTATCAGAGGAAGTGGATATAGAGGAAAATATCTACGGTGAAGAGTATCATGACGGGCTTAAAGTTGAGCCTTCAAAGGCACAATTTGGCAAATATATAAGAATGGTGCTTGATATTTGA
- the mgtE gene encoding magnesium transporter has product MEENTIMDVIRELLESKQYTKLRQTFADMNTADIAAIMDDMENEDSLKMFRILPKDMAADVFANLEIEDQQYIIQSLSDKEAGNIIDNLMADDATDLLEEMPASIVKKILANARPDTRADINHLLRYPEDSAGSIMTVEYIDLKEYMTVEQAIARIRKMGLDSETVNTCYVVTNQRILVGTVALRYLLIKDGDEKIGDIMNTHVISINTMTDQEEAANMFKKYDFTVMPVVDNENRMIGIITIDDVVDIIEEEATEDIEKMAAIIPSDKPYSKIGILDVYKNRMPWLLFLMISATFTGAIITKFSDALSAYVVLTAYIPMLMDTGGNAGSQASVSIIRSLSLGEIEFGDLFKVWWKEARVAVLCGVTLSVANFVKLLIIDKLQIQVAAVVCLTLVIVVIIAKSIGCLLPMCADKLGFDPAVMASPMITTIVDAISLLAYFTIATQLLHLAV; this is encoded by the coding sequence ATGGAAGAAAATACAATCATGGACGTAATCCGTGAACTCCTTGAGAGCAAGCAGTATACAAAACTCCGCCAGACTTTTGCGGATATGAATACTGCGGATATCGCTGCTATCATGGACGACATGGAAAATGAAGACTCATTAAAGATGTTCCGCATCCTGCCAAAGGACATGGCTGCGGACGTATTTGCCAACCTCGAAATTGAGGATCAGCAGTACATTATTCAATCTCTGTCCGATAAAGAAGCAGGCAACATCATCGACAACCTGATGGCCGATGATGCTACTGACCTTTTGGAAGAGATGCCGGCAAGTATAGTAAAAAAGATTCTCGCGAATGCAAGGCCTGATACCAGAGCGGATATAAATCATCTGCTTAGATATCCTGAGGATTCCGCAGGTTCCATCATGACTGTGGAGTATATAGACCTCAAGGAATACATGACAGTTGAACAGGCCATAGCCAGAATAAGGAAAATGGGCCTTGATTCTGAAACGGTAAATACCTGTTACGTTGTGACGAACCAGAGAATACTGGTGGGTACAGTAGCACTTCGCTATCTGCTTATTAAAGATGGCGATGAAAAAATCGGCGACATCATGAATACTCATGTCATAAGTATTAACACTATGACTGACCAGGAAGAAGCCGCCAACATGTTCAAAAAATACGACTTCACCGTGATGCCTGTAGTTGATAACGAGAATCGAATGATCGGTATCATCACCATCGATGACGTTGTCGACATCATTGAAGAAGAGGCTACCGAGGATATCGAGAAGATGGCAGCTATCATCCCTTCCGATAAGCCGTATTCAAAAATCGGAATCCTGGATGTATATAAAAACCGTATGCCATGGCTTTTGTTTTTGATGATAAGTGCGACCTTTACCGGAGCGATAATTACGAAGTTCTCTGATGCTTTGTCCGCATATGTTGTGCTGACAGCATATATTCCTATGCTTATGGATACGGGTGGTAATGCCGGATCACAAGCCAGTGTTTCAATTATCCGTAGCCTGTCCCTTGGAGAGATCGAATTTGGCGATCTGTTCAAAGTATGGTGGAAGGAAGCAAGGGTAGCGGTACTTTGTGGAGTAACTCTTTCAGTAGCAAACTTTGTAAAACTCCTTATTATAGACAAACTTCAAATTCAGGTGGCTGCTGTTGTATGCCTGACACTGGTAATAGTTGTTATTATTGCAAAGAGCATAGGATGCCTTCTTCCCATGTGCGCAGATAAGCTTGGTTTTGACCCTGCAGTAATGGCATCGCCTATGATCACAACAATCGTAGATGCAATTTCGCTTCTTGCATACTTTACAATTGCGACTCAGCTGCTGCATTTGGCAGTGTAG
- the hypB gene encoding hydrogenase nickel incorporation protein HypB, which yields MSTRIIELKRSVFESNDERAELLRKELKEKGIFLLNLMSSPGSGKTTTLKATIAALKDKYKIGVMEADIDSDVDAKKIAETGVKAIQLHTGGMCHLDADMTRQGLDALVEGDVDLAILENVGNLVCPAEFDTGASKNAMILSVPEGHDKPLKYPLMFSICDVVLINKMDVAPYFDFDLEKCKEYIHMRNPKAEIIPICAKTGEGVDEFAKWLSAQVEDWKNA from the coding sequence ATGAGTACCAGAATTATTGAATTAAAAAGAAGCGTATTTGAGAGTAATGACGAAAGAGCTGAGCTCCTTAGAAAAGAGCTTAAGGAAAAAGGGATTTTCCTTCTTAATCTCATGTCATCACCCGGATCGGGAAAGACCACAACTCTTAAGGCAACAATAGCAGCCCTTAAGGACAAGTATAAGATTGGAGTTATGGAAGCAGACATTGACTCAGATGTTGATGCAAAGAAGATAGCAGAGACAGGTGTTAAAGCAATCCAGCTACATACAGGCGGAATGTGCCATCTTGATGCTGATATGACAAGACAGGGACTTGACGCACTTGTTGAAGGCGATGTTGATCTGGCTATTTTGGAGAATGTCGGTAACCTGGTTTGCCCTGCGGAATTTGATACAGGTGCTTCAAAGAATGCAATGATCCTTTCTGTTCCGGAAGGTCATGATAAGCCTCTTAAATATCCTCTTATGTTCAGCATCTGCGATGTTGTTCTTATTAACAAGATGGATGTAGCTCCTTATTTTGACTTTGACCTTGAGAAATGCAAGGAATATATTCACATGAGAAATCCTAAGGCGGAGATAATTCCAATCTGCGCAAAGACAGGTGAGGGTGTTGATGAATTTGCAAAATGGCTCAGTGCTCAGGTCGAGGATTGGAAAAACGCCTGA
- the pflB gene encoding formate C-acetyltransferase, whose protein sequence is MKEQWRGFKGNKWTDEVNLREFIQNNYTMYDGDESFLADATEATDKLWGKLQELQKKERENGGVLECETEVVSSLTAYGPGYIDESMKDLEQVVGLQTDKPLKRAFMPYGGIKMAEQAADTYGYKVNEKFHKIFTEYHKTHNQAVFDAYTPEMMAARHSHIVTGLPDTYGRGRIVGDYRRVALYGIDFLIEQKKEDLALCGCGVMTDDIIRQREEIAEQMRALRGMKEMAAVYGFDISQPANNAREAVQWLYFGYLAAIKTQNGAAMSVGRVSTFLDIYIERDLKEGTLTESEAQELIDHLVMKCRMVKFARIPSYNQLFSGDPVWATLEVGGLGMDGRHMVTKNDYRFLHTLENMGPSPEPNLTVLYSSRLPKTFKKYAAKISVTTSSIQYENDDVMRPVWGDDYSICCCVSATQTGKEMQFFGARANLAKCLLYAINGGKDEKFLDKQGNHMQVGPEYAPITSEYLDFDEVMHKYDKMMDWLASLYVNILNLIQYMHDKYYYEAAEMALIDTDVRRTFATGIAGFSHVVDSLCAIKYAKVKTVRDESGLVVDYKIEGDFPKYGNDDERADEIAVWLLKTFLKKVKKNHTYRNSEPTTSILTITSNVVYGKATGALPDGRPAFAPFAPGANPAYGAEQSGLLASLNSVAKLPYEYALDGISNTQTINPGALGHDDDERADKLVSVMDGYFDQGAHHLNVNVFGVEKLKDAMEHPEKPEYANFTIRVSGYAVKFIDLTKEQQLDVINRTCHESM, encoded by the coding sequence ATGAAAGAACAATGGAGAGGTTTCAAAGGAAATAAGTGGACTGACGAAGTTAACTTAAGAGAATTTATCCAGAACAATTACACCATGTATGACGGAGACGAGAGTTTCCTTGCTGATGCTACAGAAGCTACAGATAAGCTCTGGGGCAAACTTCAGGAGCTTCAGAAGAAGGAGCGTGAGAACGGTGGCGTTCTTGAGTGTGAGACAGAGGTTGTATCAAGTCTTACAGCTTATGGCCCCGGTTACATCGATGAGTCAATGAAGGATCTTGAGCAGGTTGTAGGTCTTCAGACAGATAAGCCTCTTAAGAGAGCATTCATGCCTTACGGCGGTATCAAGATGGCTGAGCAGGCTGCTGATACTTACGGCTATAAAGTAAATGAGAAATTCCACAAGATTTTTACTGAATATCACAAAACACACAACCAGGCAGTTTTTGATGCTTATACACCTGAGATGATGGCTGCACGTCACAGTCACATCGTTACAGGACTTCCGGATACATACGGACGCGGACGTATCGTAGGCGACTACAGAAGAGTAGCTCTTTACGGTATTGACTTCCTTATCGAGCAGAAGAAGGAAGACCTTGCTCTTTGCGGCTGTGGCGTTATGACAGATGATATTATCCGTCAGCGTGAAGAGATTGCAGAGCAGATGCGTGCACTTCGCGGAATGAAAGAAATGGCAGCAGTTTACGGCTTTGATATTTCACAGCCTGCAAACAATGCAAGAGAGGCTGTTCAGTGGCTGTACTTCGGTTATCTTGCTGCTATCAAGACACAGAACGGTGCGGCTATGTCAGTTGGTCGTGTTTCTACATTCCTTGATATTTATATTGAAAGAGATCTCAAAGAGGGTACTCTTACTGAGTCAGAGGCACAGGAGCTTATCGATCATCTCGTTATGAAGTGCCGTATGGTTAAATTTGCACGTATCCCCAGCTACAATCAGCTGTTCTCCGGTGACCCGGTTTGGGCTACACTTGAGGTCGGTGGACTTGGTATGGACGGGCGTCATATGGTTACAAAGAATGACTATCGTTTCCTTCATACTCTTGAGAACATGGGACCTTCACCTGAGCCTAACCTTACAGTGCTCTATTCTTCAAGACTTCCCAAGACCTTCAAGAAGTATGCTGCTAAGATTTCTGTTACAACATCTTCTATCCAGTATGAGAATGACGACGTTATGCGTCCTGTATGGGGCGATGATTACAGCATTTGCTGCTGTGTATCAGCTACCCAGACAGGTAAGGAAATGCAGTTCTTCGGAGCAAGAGCTAACCTTGCTAAGTGTCTTCTTTACGCTATCAACGGCGGTAAGGATGAGAAGTTCCTTGATAAGCAGGGTAACCACATGCAGGTAGGTCCTGAATATGCACCTATTACGTCAGAGTACCTTGACTTTGATGAGGTTATGCACAAATATGACAAGATGATGGATTGGCTTGCAAGCCTCTATGTTAATATCCTGAATCTTATCCAGTACATGCATGATAAGTACTACTACGAAGCAGCTGAGATGGCTCTTATCGATACAGATGTACGTCGTACATTCGCTACAGGTATCGCAGGCTTCTCACACGTTGTAGATTCACTTTGCGCTATTAAGTATGCAAAGGTTAAGACAGTTCGTGATGAATCCGGACTTGTTGTAGATTACAAGATTGAGGGAGACTTCCCTAAATACGGTAATGATGATGAGAGAGCTGATGAGATAGCTGTATGGCTTCTCAAGACATTCCTTAAGAAGGTTAAGAAGAACCACACTTACAGAAATTCAGAGCCTACAACATCAATCCTTACTATCACATCAAACGTAGTATACGGTAAGGCTACAGGTGCACTTCCGGATGGAAGACCTGCATTTGCTCCTTTCGCTCCCGGTGCTAACCCGGCTTACGGCGCTGAGCAGTCAGGACTTCTTGCATCACTTAATTCAGTTGCAAAGCTTCCTTACGAGTATGCACTTGATGGAATTTCCAATACACAGACAATCAATCCCGGCGCTCTTGGACATGATGACGATGAGCGTGCAGATAAGCTTGTAAGCGTAATGGACGGATACTTTGATCAGGGCGCTCATCACCTTAACGTAAATGTATTCGGTGTAGAGAAGCTTAAGGACGCTATGGAGCATCCTGAAAAGCCTGAGTATGCTAACTTCACAATTCGTGTATCAGGTTACGCTGTTAAGTTCATTGATCTTACAAAAGAGCAGCAGCTTGACGTAATCAACCGTACTTGCCACGAGAGCATGTAA